The Tolypothrix sp. PCC 7712 region TGGTTTAGTTGTGAACATCATTAGCGCCTTTCTGGGAAGCACAACAGGAGGGGAAGGACGCTTTGATTTAGAAATTCGCGGAACCTTGTCACAAATTTCTAGCGGTTTAAATTACCTCGAATCTCTAAATCTAAAAATTGTCGGTAAGCCTAATGTAGATGGGGATAGTTGGAGTTATTGATGTTAGGGATTGGGGACTGGGGAACTCGGGGCCCCTCTGGGGATAAGGGGTAATGGGGATTGGGGGACAAGATGAAATATTCCTATGACCAATTATCCATTACCCATTACCAAATAC contains the following coding sequences:
- a CDS encoding NIL domain-containing protein, whose translation is MTTFHQIQVKTTPRFPSVPSFSEKSQITKVRVCIYIPNSYLEEPVISRLISHHGLVVNIISAFLGSTTGGEGRFDLEIRGTLSQISSGLNYLESLNLKIVGKPNVDGDSWSY